tgaagaagaagctgcaGAAAGGCCTGAAAacaggaagaaagaagaggtcCCTAGCCCATCTTCAACAAAGCCAATCTTGAAGCcttatgtgccaaaggcaccataCCCACAAAGGCTAAGGAAGAATGGGAAGGACAGCCAGTTTTCCAGATTTttggaaatcttcaaaaagctccaaatcaacataccatttgctgaagcattggagcaaatgcccctCTATgcaaagttcttgaaggagctcatgacaagaaaaagaaactggGGAGAAAAGGAGACTGTAGTCCTAACtgaggaatgtagtgccatcataCAAAAGAAACTCCCCCAGAAAATgaaggacccagggagtttccaAATCCCTTGCATCATAGGGGATATCACTATTgaaaaggctttgtgtgactTGGGGACTAGCATTAATCTCATGTCCTTGAACATGATGAGAAAGATGAGAATTGAGGaagctaaaccaacaagaatggcactccaACTAGCTGACAGGAAATTCAAGTTTCCACATGAAGTGGTGGAAGATTTATTGGTGAAGGTGGGAGAATTCATCTTCCCAGCTGACTTTGCTGTGCTGAATATGGAAGAAAAGGCAAACACTTCAATTATCCTAGGAAGGCCATTCCTAgctactgctagagccattattgatgtgcAAAAAGGAGAACTAGTCTTGAGATTGCATGAGGAAAAGATGGTCTCAATGTCTTCAAGGCAATGAGTTATCTCAAGGAAGCAACAGGAGAATGCATGATGGTGGACACCATAGAACAAATAGTCCAAGTAGTTTTGGAAGAAGAGCAATATAAAGGAAGTATGGAATTGGAGCAACAAGCACCATGTGAAGAACCACCACAAGGAACCATGGAAAGTTCCATCATGACAAACCACAAAGACAACAATGGAGAACAGGCACCAAAATTAGAGCTAAAAACCCTACCTCCAAGCTTGAAATATGCCTATCTAGGTGACAACAGCACctacccagtgatcatcaactcAAGCTTGAGTAAGGAGCAAGAAGAGGAGCTCATCCAAGTGCGAAACAACACAAGGATGCTATAGGTTGGACACTCACAGACTTAAAATGGATAAGCCCTTCaatgtgtatgcacaagatcctacttgAGGAGGGTGCTAAGCCCTCAAGGCAACAACAAAAAAGgttgaatccaaccatgaatgAGGTAGTCCAGAAGGAAGTGTTGAAGTTGTGGCAAGCTGGGGTGATCTACCCCATCTTAgatagcccttgggtgagcccGGTAAAAGTAGTtccaaagaaaggaggaatcaTTGGTGTaccaaatgagaagaatgagctgaTACCAACAAGAACAGTGACTGGTTGGCGcatgtgcattgactacaggAAGCTCAGTGAAGCCACCAGGAAGGGCCACTTTCCCCTACCATTCATGGACCAAATGCTTGATAGGCTGGCTagacatgaatactactgctttcttGACTGTTATTCGGGTTACAACCAAATAGTTGTAGACCCAAATGACCAGgatgggtcgtccaagtaataaaccttacgcgagtaagggtcgatcccacatagat
This portion of the Arachis duranensis cultivar V14167 chromosome 6, aradu.V14167.gnm2.J7QH, whole genome shotgun sequence genome encodes:
- the LOC107493719 gene encoding uncharacterized protein LOC107493719; this encodes MANPKGECKAITLRSGKGIEEATKSQENHEEEAAERPENRKKEEVPSPSSTKPILKPYVPKFLKELMTRKRNWGEKETVVLTEECSAIIQKKLPQKMKDPGSFQIPCIIGDITIEKALCDLGTSINLMSLNMMRKMRIEEAKPTRMALQLADRKFKFPHEVVEDLLVKVGEFIFPADFAVLNMEEKANTSIILGRPFLATARAIIDVQKGELVLRLHEEKMVSMSSRQ